One window from the genome of Carcharodon carcharias isolate sCarCar2 chromosome 9, sCarCar2.pri, whole genome shotgun sequence encodes:
- the asb12a gene encoding ankyrin repeat and SOCS box protein 12a, with the protein MELEIMQPVKMSLLDITKIFSMFQPKDEDDNGERSQLNQAISKDDDKLLAELLSQERYTRFVNSRSGWGIPGTPLRLAATSGHLKCLEVLLAHGAEVDSLDVKAQTPLFTAVSGRHLDCVQALLRAGANPNGSKYNNSSPILIAAREGEVEILKELLEHGAEVNVRSKIPDWASNPCACSGPLYLSLVYGHFDCFRLLLLYGANPDFNCTEERLLARIKTPKSALEMCFRYGCGTEYVQLLIDFGANLYLPDLSVDKNIKQNEVFKLLTRARAQPRCLMSLSRIIIRKYLKQGSGLHSIDHLDIPPLLKNYVKHQI; encoded by the exons ATGGAACTGGAGATTATGCAGCCTGTCAAAATGAGCCTGTTGGATATTACCAAGATATTTTCCATGTTCCAGCCAAAAGATGAAGATGACAATGGGGAAAGAAGTCAGTTGAACCAAGCAATCTCTAAAGATGATGACAAACTGTTAGCTGAACTCCTATCCCAGGAGAGGTACACTAGATTTGTTAATAGCCGGAGTGGGTGGGGTATTCCAGGAACCCCCCTACGTTTAGCAGCTACTAGTGGTCATCTGAAATGTCTGGAGGTCCTCCTAGCTCATGGTGCTGAGGTGGACAGTTTGGATGTGAAGGCTCAAACCCCTTTGTTCACTGCTGTTAGTGGTAGGCATTTAGATTGTGTCCAGGCTTTGCTCAGGGCAGGAGCTAATCCCAATGGTAGTAAGTATAACAACAGTTCACCTATTTTGATTGCTGCcagagaaggggaggtggagatTTTGAAGGAACTGTTGGAACATGGGGCAGAAGTCAATGTCCGCTCCAAGATACCGGACTGGGCCTCCAATCCCTGTGCTTGCAGTGGTCCTCTCTATCTTTCTTTGGTGTATGGACACTTTGACTGCTTTCGGCTTCTTCTCTTATATGGAGCCAACCCAGATTTTAACTGCACCGAGGAGAGACTACTGGCAAGAATTAAAACACCAAAGAGTGCTCTGGAGATGTGTTTCAGATATGGTTGTGGGACTGAATATGTCCAGCTGCTCATAGACTTTGGAGCGAACCTTTATTTACCAGATCTCTCTGTGGATAAAAATATAAAGCAAAATGAAGTGTTTAAACTTCTAACCAGAGCCAGAG CTCAACCAAGGTGCTTGATGTCACTGTCTAGGATAATCATTCGCAAATACCTCAAACAAGGAAGTGGACTACATTCCATTGATCATCTGGACATACCACCACTCCTAAAAAATTATGTGAAACACCAGATCTGA